Below is a genomic region from Gasterosteus aculeatus chromosome 2, fGasAcu3.hap1.1, whole genome shotgun sequence.
acgcgtcaccaggcgtttttcttgtccttttaccgtgcacaacCGGCGAACACAGAGCGGGCGACCCGACGGTCCTCACCTCTTTCTCCGCCTCCCACCTCTTTGGTCACTTAATTGTGATCTTTTCAATATTTCAACCAGATTGTtagtattttacacatttttacattttaaacactatTGCCAAACcacttatatatattaatgatcAATGCTCTTTGGTCCTTATTATTGAAGATGGTTCCACAGTTATGGGAAATAGGAGATGGACTTGTAGCTCTTGGGACTTGGGATCATGCCAGTCTGCACTGATCAATGAACCCTCAGCGGTGCATTAAATGAAGACAGCAGCTAATTTCAGGTATAGATGGATGATTGCCTCTTCTGTATCTGGCTTTCAAAGCCCTCTCGCTGGACCAAGGAGGAGGGCAGCTTGACCTGGGGAGTTCACATAAGGTCTTctacttcagaagaaaaaaacagaacattagagGGAATGAGCCCATGCAAGTAAACAGCACCTAACAGGACACCCTGACCTTAgcactgtgaaccaatgttATTACTAAATACTTGAATGAATGGACGATATTGAGCGACAATAcgaaagagatttaaaagatTGTTGCTTGCACGGTAATGTGGAAACATTTAGTATGCCTGAGAAGACCAATTGTGTattaagatgaagaataaaattGAATCAGCCACATTCGACTCATATGAGCATCATGATAATCATTCAATAGGTCTGGAAAGTAACTTCCCCAGTTGTAAAATCGAATTGGGCGTTAGTTTGGGAGTTTTTCTGTTTATAAATTAGCTTTATCTAATCAATTGTTCCTTTATAAATTTTTGTAtaattatagtttttttttaactggacaGGACAGGATACAGAACATAACCAGATTTTGTTTCTGACTAATTTTCTAAAACATATGTTGATGaggtttttgtgttcattttatagAAGTTGCTAAAGAAGGTGTTTCAATGCTTCTTTTGTATCACCAAGACTGACATCTGGAGGATAAAACCATGAGCTGCAAGTGTTTcagacttcttttctttttggaattctgaggaatttgttttttggaaacaCTAATGAaccccttgcgtgtcctttgcgtgccttttcacacctccttgcgtgcgtcgacccatttttccaagcgacgcaagcctcccgcagcgcaccaggttgcgattggtccgctaactacgtgcTTTACGGAGTcacacatttccgttttcatagcacaataccgccattattaaaacgaagaatgtttacgagagaacggaccagattgaagaacttttgtcggaggaaATGCGTAAGTATGaccgcttgtacaagccgtcattggggactataaggacgcgcggatggcctctgattcatggagggagatctccgcaaacgtcggttgcCGTTCGAGAGGtgtacaaagttgtggaggtgAATTCTTTAGCTAAAATCCCTAAAccaaaacccattcattctctaTGGTAGTGCTAAACCACTACGGATGTAATATATCTTTGACCAACGGGGGCGCTGTTGTGCGGACCGAGCGTTTGCCCGGATGTAAAGCGTTTCTCCGGACATTCTCCGTCAGTCTACCCGGGAAAGAGCACCGAAGTGACGGTGCACCGTCGTCGGACCTCGCGCTATGAGGAAGTCACTAAACAGTAAGTCAATGACATATGATATGTAATAATTATTTAGATAAATATGCAGCATGtctataaatataatttatgttGGTGTCacgccacatgttagtttatagttgtgttcacgtgtgtttgACTGCATTAATTACTAGTTGCATATCACAGATGTTACTCAAATAATAAATGAGGATCTTGTAATAGATTAAACCACCAGAATTGTTTAAAGTcagtcaaatgtaaacacacGAATGCCTCAATGATTAggataatatatgatatatttggCATCACGACTAGTTTTAATCTTTCATTAAGGTTTATTTAGGTGCTAAGTCCCTGAGGCCCATGTACTAGGGACTGGCACAGGCATAGAAAAGGCACAATAACAGTGGGTAGACAGGtaaataatatcaatatttttgacCATCATTGGTGACACAAACAGCTCATAGTCACAACTtagattacttttcatttttttcagtttcattaaagaaaagcccttcgcattcaattttattttgatgaccgTATCCACTGGAGCACACATGGTGGTCTATATGACTGCTGTCACATTGATGGCTTTCCTTTCAGGGATTGCTGTGTTGCACTCAAAGTGGCAGAGTCGTCTGCAGGAGAACATCTGAAATGGGATTCTTGGAGAACAACAGATTGCCAATGTCACGTCTGGTTACCTCCGAAACACATGTGCTTCAAGatcacattttaatgcaaacattaATATCAAGCTAGACTCGTTTCACTGCATGAGGCGGTtcctccgtgagtgtgtgtcggtAGCATCCCGCCCTGTACAGTTCCTTTGCTCAGTTCCTCTGGACTGGGACAAGCACAACAGCAAGACAGATCACACCCAGGCCCCAAATCCATCTCCTCAAAGTGATCCACTCGCTACCCAGTCGGAGGTTCCTCACTGGCATCATCAAGGTTGTTTTCTCCATACATTTGTttcacttttccattttttttacaagatgtgaaaatatatttagggtgttattgtcacggtgtggttcacttcatgttatattttgtagttttctgccactcgtgtccccgggtaacttcacttcctgccttgtcatgtcatcccctgtgatcgtctaatagttccCACctctgtccaatcacctgcacctccctagtgtatttaagccatgtgtgtctgttgtcgcttgtcgcgtcattgtctttcgccacgcttgttcttgtctttcgtcttagatgtccgtagtttcttgcctgtgtgcttttgcccccggttcctgtgttttttgaccttttgactattaaagtcttttgtttcggagaagtctgcatttgagtcctgccttccacccgcaccccctgacagaatgacgcgaccaaagaaggactcagcagagttttttcccctggaagacttcaggggaacccgtctggcaatgggcggtccacggagtctccagcgggctgctcgtaatgggggaaaggtcctcccgggggttccagctgggtacctgtactactccgtctccccatctggagccctcagtaggcatctgggtcaccatccgccgcccaccacatggtccctagaggaggaggccatttcgtggtcgtccggcggcgattcttcctgggagcgggtgatggaccttgcggtccggctccaggctacctacggtccccacgctcggccgccgcgcacagtgtccagcgcggggccgcagcaacatcccgaccctgctcggtcgcagcgcacaacgtccagcgctgggccgcagcagatccccgtcccggcctcccgacccaagcccatgacccccgagccgacgctccgatccaggtccacgacccccgagccgacgctccgatccaggtccacgacccccgagccagagccacgatccatgcccccgacccccgagccagcgccacgatccatgcccccgacccccgagccagcgccacgatccattcccccgacccccgagccagcgccacgatccattcccccgacccccgagccagcgccacgatccatgcccccgacccgaccggtaccggccccacgatccatgcccccgacccgaccggtaccggccccacgatccatggccctgacccgaccggtaccggccccacgatccatggccctgacccgaccggtaccggccccacgatccatgcccccgaccggtaccggccccacgatccatgccgcCAAGCTACGGCCCATTTTACCTGGTCGTCTTTTATAATGATTcatttcaggaaacatttattagccaaaatatgtcaaacatacaaggaatttgtcttggcgattcGTCTTTAACAACCGTTGTCAAAATAGAACCACTTGCACGTTTCATGATTTGAATTGTGCGGCTTGTCAATGCAGGAAAAAGTAAGACGTCGCAGATTGGGGGTAAATTGCCATTCAAGATGTGAGATATTGAGAAATCGTTGGTAGTTCCGCAGAATGATTtttggactttcaaaataaaagtcgatTCATGTTATGATGTCAACTCTCTCACCCGTTATTCGCCTGTTATTACCGATGCTGTCCCTCCAAAATGTAACGCGCGGACCATTTGCAAACACTTCTATTGGAAAAGTGACGCCAGTCGTGCGTcagatttgtaaatagttattATAGGGTGAATTTAGACAAGTTTATCACGAGGAATCCCGTTATGTCGAGCTCATGTTTACGAAATTAAATGCACACCAGTTAGCTAGCAGGCAGCCAACGTCAACAGGCCCGTCGCCAGTAGCGCATAACCTTAACTAGCCAGCTACTTCGGCGTTGCTGTTGAATGGagcaaatcttggtttgaaagATACCCGAACAACCGCACATTCAGAGAAATGGACGATGATTTAATTACTTCTATACTTAAACCCGCTGAGCGAGTGCAGGAGTCGGTGCTAACACATTAGCTAGTGGACGTTAGCTAGGTAAAACTAGCATGGTCGACTGTTGCTAAACAACTTCTGTAGCTAATTACGCGATTTTGAAGGGAATGGTTTGCAGAGCTGGCAGAGATATTCACTAAATAACACGTGTATGCGTATGTAGCTGTACTTAAAAGCCCGAGGACTGAAAACGATGATATTAGCCGGTGAGCAGGTGAAATGGTTATATAAACCTGATGTTTGCGCAGCGGTATTATGGCACACCGGAAGTTCGATATAATAtcataaattataataatatatagcaTAACATAACAATAtgttttgttattaaaaatattatgtattttatcaATTCTCTGATAGAAGCAAATGTATCCTTGAAAGATACTGTGTACTTTTCacctggtttaaaaaataatttcgtGGGTTAAAAAAGAATCTCTTCATTATAACTACATTATTGAGGGTTAGTTAAATTACTCGTTGGATATTGTTGCTCCTTGTCAGCTACATGTATATAATCAAAGCCACAGAAGGGACCTCGGAACTTTCTTTACAGACTCAAAATGATCAACGAAATATTATGAACCATCTACTACCCCCTGCCGCGTAGGTAATTCATTGTGTAGAAATGCATGTGAATTTGCCAAATAGCAgcattgcttttttaaatgtatcacaGCCGATTCAGAAGCCTCATACAAAGTTATATTACATTCGACGCAATCACATCTTTGGGAGTATAGTGAAAATCTATACAACACAATGGTATTTCTGCTTTTGAATATTATCGGCACAGGATATGATAAAACCTAAGATAAACAAATCACGCGGAGCATAAAATGCCCTTTATCATTGAGAAAGAGTCATGTGAGAGAAGTTGAAGTGCAACCGTGAATTTATGAGAGGCTGACCTGTGAACACATTAACCCACGACCAAGGTTGTCATTCCAAGCAGCAGCCTCCTTCAGTAACAGTTGTGGCTTTTAAAGGGGGCAGCAGAGCTTCTCGGCAAGTCAAGTGTTTGCGACACATACAGGTGAGcaccatttacatttatttggaaCTGGGGATTTCTTCTTTCAGTGACAACCATCAAATCACTGGTTTTGAGTCTTGTGGTCTGATTTAGCTGTCTACCAATTAAACGCTGTGAATACTTGTCTGACATGATTCATTTACACCTAAATTAATTAGATTAacacttttgtacattttatttaatcaaattatcGACGTGTGCTTATTTTTTATGTCCTTTTTACAACGGTTACCAACATTAAATTCCCTTTAATCTGAATAATCTCGAGACATAATGATACCACATTCTACTCAACATCTCCTTTGTCCCCGTAGACGAGGGGACGTTACAGTGCTTAGTGGACGGCGATTCCAGGCAGTAGAGAAACctcagaggaggggaaaggttACTTCCCTCATGGAGTCAAACAGTGTCGCTAGCGTGCAATATGATCGGTGGAACGAGGACAACATCAACATGAACGTAGAGCCAACCCAGTCTCCTGCGATGAGGTGAGACAAAGAGGCAGCAACGATCCAACTTTTTCTGATGCTGCAGGAGGACATACGCAGAGACAGTGGGACTAAACTCATGTTTAAgtttaaaagagtaaaaaaagatttatttcaagtcacaaaatatcacatttgcTTTTATAGCTGGtaaacttttaaacatttacagtcGCAATGAAGGGACTATATGgtcatgaaataataataagaattacCTCAGTTGACCTAACGCTGTCTGattagagtctctctctctctctccctctgttgcaCTTACAGGATCTACAACAGAGTGTGTAACGGCCGCATGGGAGTCGTAGTGAAGACCGCAGGAGCTTCGGCTGCGctggtctttgtttacatcctgGGATACCTCACAGGATACTACGTCCACACGTGCTCAGGCTGAAGACCTGTCTGGAGAGAATAGCGCTGAAACTGTTTTGATAAACCAAAAATGTTaaacatgatgaaaaaaatcacaaaagagGGGCCATGTagcactcatcatcatcagcatcatcatctctGTCTTCTTAGCCTCTTTGTCATCAGAGCACTCAGTTTGTCAGTATCTGGGTCTCCAGAGCAGAGGTCATTTCTTCACAGAGCCTTGCATCATGTCGAAGCCTGACTGCCACCACCAGCATTGGCTTAATATTTTCTCTATGGCTGGCTCACTGCTGCAGGTGTTCCAGCGGGTTGAGCGGTTGAAGTCATTTGATTATGTTGATCTCTAATGGAACATCTTCAATTTTCAGTATCATGGAATGTATTCAAATAAAGTATTTGGTTTCTTTAAGCATTACCAATTTCCGTGATGTCAATAATACAGCTATACCCCTGTTTGGTTACCAAATCACACAACTGACCAAATCCTAACActgatctttaaaaacaaatcttgagTCTTCTGTCTGATCTGTTCTGTGCAAATGGCAGATTATGTAAACAGTCACAGAATGGCATATTACTAACCAAATAATTAGCTCATAGCATCAAGTAAAAACATCTCAGCCTACAGCATGAGAATATGAGGCTCAGCTGGGTGATTAAGTTCATTGCCATTTTTGTAATATCAACTCAACAGTATCTACTCAAATTCACGTTTACAGTCTTTGATTACCCTGTTATCACGAAGGACACCTTTTATAATGAGGAAGCAAAAAGAACTGCagtagcaataaaaaaaagtctagaGAGCCTAAGAAGAGAGTCcagtaaatacaaatgttgtcTGTCTATTTTTTTATCTAAGTCTCACAATACCAATTTAAACCAAAGAGGTGTTTGAAATATGAGTGTGATGCTGAAGGCTTGCCCTACTTCATTAGGTAATTTGGAAACAGATGTAATAATTGAACTAGCATTGGCACTGtcttttccccaaaatatttaaaataaaataataatatatttgttttgattaaacaTAAGCTGTTATGGGTAGCAGGAATcaatatcaaaatgaaataaataaatacatttgatattaTATTCAATAAAACTTTAATTTCAGACTGAAGGTCCAGAtagtaaaaacagtaaaaaaaaaaaaaaagataaagaagaagaagatatcGATTTTCATGCAATAAATTACCAATAAAAACGTTAAAATGATAACTGGTGTACGGGAGAACGGGCCATGACATGCATTTACATAGTTATCATTGCAGAACCTAAGCAGACTTTATATTATTTACTCTTTTAtactcagtgctgtagtggtaaaattagaggtgggtaaactctgaattttttttgatcatacagacctcgacgcaatgcgaagcaacgcaacacaaagcgtcgcgactctgtaaggatgtttttttcacattgagaactgacttgttttctaatctacgcgtcaccaggcgtttttcttgtccttttaccgtgcacaacCGGCGAACACAGAGCGGGCGACCCGACGGTCCTCACCTCTTTCTCCGCCTCCCACCTCTTTGGTCACTTAATTGTGATCTTTTCAATATTTCAACCAGATTGTtagtattttacacatttttacattttaaacactatTGCCAAACcacttatatatattaatgatcAATGCTCTTTGGTCCTTATTATTGAAGATGGTTCCACAGTTATGGGAAATAGGAGATGGACTTGTAGCTCTTGGGACTTGGGATCATGCCAGTCTGCACTGATCAATGAACCCTCAGCGGTGCATTAAATGAAGACAGCAGCTAATTTCAGGTATAGATGGATGATTGCCTCTTCTGTATCTGGCTTTCAAAGCCCTCTCGCTGGACCAAGGAGGAGGGCAGCTTGACCTGGGGAGTTCACATAAGGTCTTctacttcagaagaaaaaaacagaacattagagGGAATGAGCCCATGCAAGTAAACAGCACCTAACAGGACACCCTGACCTTAgcactgtgaaccaatgttATTACTAAATACTTGAATGAATGGACGATATTGAGCGACAATAcgaaagagatttaaaagatTGTTGCTTGCACGGTAATGTGGAAACATTTAGTATGCCTGAGAAGACCAATTGTGTattaagatgaagaataaaattGAATCAGCCACATTCGACTCATATGAGCATCATGATAATCATTCAATAGGTCTGGAAAGTAACTTCCCCAGTTGTAAAATCGAATTGGGCGTTAGTTTGGGAGTTTTTCTGTTTATAAATTAGCTTTATCTAATCAATTGTTCCTTTATAAATTTTTGTAtaattatagtttttttttaactggacaGGACAGGATACAGAACATAACCAGATTTTGTTTCTGACTAATTTTCTAAAACATATGTTGATGaggtttttgtgttcattttatagAAGTTGCTAAAAGAAGGTGTTTCAATGCTTCTTTTGTATCACCAAGACTGACATCTGGAGGATAAAACCATGAGCTGCAAGTGTTTcagacttcttttctttttggaattctgaggaatttgttttttggaaacaCTAATGAaccccttgcgtgtcctttgcgtgccttttcacacctccttgcgtgcgtcgacccatttttccaagcgacgcaagcctcccgcagcgcaccaggttgcgattggtccgctaactacgtgcTTTACGGAGTcacacatttccgttttcatagcacaataccgccattattaaaacgaagaatgtttacgagagaacggaccagattgaagaacttttgtcggaggaaATGCGTAAGTATGaccgcttgtacaagccgtcattggggactataaggacgcgcggatggcctctgattcatggagggagatctccgcaaacgtcggtttgccgttCGAGA
It encodes:
- the LOC144384845 gene encoding uncharacterized protein LOC144384845 yields the protein MTRPKKDSAEFFPLEDFRGTRLAMGGPRSLQRAARNGGKVLPGVPAGYLYYSVSPSGALSRHLGHHPPPTTWSLEEEAISWSSGGDSSWERVMDLAVRLQATYGPHARPPRTVSSAGPQQHPDPARSQRTTSSAGPQQIPVPASRPKPMTPEPTLRSRSTTPEPTLRSRSTTPEPEPRSMPPTPEPAPRSMPPTPEPAPRSIPPTPEPAPRSIPPTPEPAPRSMPPTRPVPAPRSMPPTRPVPAPRSMALTRPVPAPRSMALTRPVPAPRSMPPTGTGPTIHAAKLRPILPGRLL